From Pieris napi chromosome 24, ilPieNapi1.2, whole genome shotgun sequence:
GACACGACGCTTCGCCAGACTGACAATTGTCAAATCTGGTTCCAACGTATTTcttaacagatggcgctaggAATGCGCCGTCATATTGGTTCAGCCGTAATAAACGCAAATAATggataatatgtatttttgcattgAATGATTAATATATTGGTTCGTATTTCCAGGTGGAAGAGTGTGTGTCGAGCACACGTTCCGCGGTAGTCCGACGACGCATAGTTGCTCGTAATACTGGTAGAGTTTCCATCCACCTACACGGGTGGGACATTTCCCGCCAAGGGTGCCGCGGACGGGGCTTCCGCGTCTACCCCTGCGCCCCCTTAACCCTCGCCCCCAATCAGACCGCCCCCATACACCTCGCCTTCACCCCGGACTACACCCTCTCCCGCCAGTCCGCGAAGCTCCGGCTCCTTTCCGACCTAGGTCCGGTCGAGTACACCCTACTGGCCACCGTTCCCGTCAAACTCCTGACCCGCTGCGCCCCCACGTTCCCGAAACACCCATGGGACGCCCCCATCCGAAACTTCGTCAATACTCTCACATTTATAATACTCGCCGTTCTCCTATTCACCGCCGTGTATGACTCCGAGAGACTCTTACGCAGAGCGAGATCCACCCGAGCGCCATCTATCCGTCCCCCCTTAGATCTACGAGAAATCGCGGCGACCACCACGGTCACCCAACCGCCGCCCCCCAGAGCGCCTCCGTCGAGGCGAAAGCGCCCCACGAGGAGAACGGACCCACGCGCAGAAAGAATTGCCTTCGAAAGATGGCGCACGGAAGTTCTGAGACGCACGGACGACGATTCCTCCCGATCCAGTGAGGATCTGGAGGAGAAAGAGGACAAAGAGAAGAAAGAAGAGGTGGTCGAAAAGGAGCCAGAGAAACCAGAGGAGATAGAGGCGTCCAGCGCGTCTGACGAGTCCACTCAGGTGGACGAGCACGACAACGATGAAGCTTATACGGCAGATGCGGAGTTGGACGCGCGCGATTCACCCGAAGAAACCATAGTGGAGCCAAAAATAAGCCCCATTAGGACGCAATCTCCCCCCAAGGTTCAAGTTACCCGACGCTCCCCTAACAATCGCCGGGAGAGGCGAAACGACGAGACTGTCAGGAAGAACACTCGACCACATGTGAGGAAGGAGAAACGCCGAGTGCAGAGGGCTGCGACCCCCCCGAGGTCCGTCACCGTGAAGGAGAACGTTGAACCGGGGGAGATTGGGGAAAGCAGGGGCAATGTCCGTTGGGGGGCTTCGTGGAGTTCGGTCGTCGCGGGACCCCCGCTCGCCCCCATCGGCTCGGACGTCCGGAGGCGGGAGAATAATACAGACAACTCCCTGTTCTATTATAATGGGGCACCGGAGCCGCCGAGGCCGGAGCCCGAGTTCCCCTGGAGGCCTGCGATTGGAACACCTGAGAGGTTGCCATTTACGCCGTCCACTTCCACTAGAGATTTCCTTGGTAAGactctttttatttcattttacaactttaaattaactaaaggagcgttcaagtattacgtaacgaattttgggaggagGAGgggtatttttgtaaaacgttacgatgcgggcgAGGATTGatttacgcgttattgttaatattattttcgactttccagtactttacaccacataatggtaacttttaggtataaaaagtcactgggtggtcacgaaacgttttactattgggtacagaaaaacgttacggcgcgttacatggggggagAGGTGAtcattgcgtgacgtaatacttgaacgctccctaaggtATATTGGTTTAACTGAGTATAAATATTTCCAGACGAGACCCCAACATACAACAATATTGGGTCCGTATGGGGGGCAAACAATGCTTGGTGTTGGGGTGGCGCCCCCATGCGTCCGCCCCCCGGCTTCGCCCAACAGGCCCCTCGACCTTATGACCCGTTCCGCTCTTTGGCTTCCATCTGGGCCCCTGCCCCCCACGATTGGCACATCAATCCCCCCAACGATGATGAGCAGAACAACTAAATTATCGTTTATAGTCAGTTATATCTAAGTAACTTGAAACtaactaaaatgtttaaactaAACCTTTGCATAAACTTAAAGGGTAATCGCATTATTGATTGTACCCTAAAAATAAATCGTGCCccaaatataaagaaaaaaatactaatattagaAATGATAAAACCCCATTCAACCCCATTACACAgattatgcaaaaaaaaagtcCAAGCTGTCAAAACTTATTTTGACGTTACTAAGATATTAACTGCTATATACGATATTACGGTTATACGGCAATGTaagataaatgtaatttttaagatAAGTAAAAAGGAAACGCAACCACTTTTTAAATTGCCATTATAATCGTGTACTTGTAAAATATAGCTTTATTTGTGGTTAAATCCAGAGAAAATTGATCACTGGTTGGTCATAGACAATACGTCAACAGATAGATTACAGAACTGTAtgtcaaaatttgtttaagAAAGACATTTTGGCAAACAAAGCATCGTTAAGTCGATCCATTCCAGCTGTCAAAACTTGACATTGACGTATTCAAAAGCATGAAGCTGTCAAGTTTCCGTAAGGTTTTAGTTTCAAGGAAAACGAAGAAAACAAGAGCAAGCTATATTTTACAAGGTAAGGTGACCTCGCTTTTACAATGGACTCtgatattaaagtttattaaatgttgtaacagAAGATGTGTTTGGTGATGTCTAGTCATGGTTTCACATCACCGGGCCATTATCAAATGTGAACAAACCGATGTAATGTCCGTTCTCGAATGAAGTTTGACAATTGACTAATGGAAATTGGCGGGAAATTACGGATTGGGAAATAAAAACTcatgtttgaaatatttttaccgaTAAATCGAATTGTTAAACGTATCTCGAAATTTTACCGCGAAACTTATTGACAGACAAGATGGCGGATTTTGATCAGCTGTGTATTTGTCAAGGTAAtgtaagttattatttttaaagacgcGATTTAATGACTCTCAGAGACAATTAGTTTGTTAGGCACACGATAGATTTCATTGGTAAGAATCTTTAAACTTTGTTTTGCTTGTTAAATAACACTTTTAATCGGTCAGGttgaatagttatttttaccGTCTGTTATAAATACCATTCGCAATTACTACGTGTCGTTTTCTTTAAGATTCGTAACTTTCTAGTCTTTTAGATAACTTCTTTCAAGAAACGGACATAAAAATACAGTATGAAATGACAAGTCATGTGTATTTTGTTCCATAGATACTGTTTTTGTAATTGAACaaacttattattacagaTTGTATGttacaactaaaataaactttgctacaaatgaagtttttttaatggctccaCAGATAATGCTCATGGCGTGACCGTATTTCAAAACGTCAACAAGTCAAAAATTCATTGCAATTATTTGTCtgaaaaattctaaatttaaaatatttctattttgacaattcaaaacaagagataataagtaataacctTCCCAAGGTCAATCTATGACCCTTTTGATTTAACCaagacatttaaaattaatttatatttcatatattcacaatttagaattatatttttacaactaTTCCATTTCCGTCTAACGTGATAAAAGAGGATTTAAGGAACGTCCCTAgtttggtaatttattttgattgtaCGCCATTTTGAAAACGTCGCTTGTTAAATTGGCGCCAATCATACATGATGGATTACGTCACGATTTCATATTCGATGGCGTAGTCTGTGACTTGTATACGTTTTGAAGTTCGAGCcttatggccgatttacattatcttagtgtttaggagagtgctttaggatagtactttagttgaaacatgtaaacgctacttgctttagtaaacgctacgctaaagaacttgccttttaagttgtactaaagcactctcctaaacactaagataatgtaaatcggcctttatacCTATTTGCACTAAAGATTGGGCAAAATTTAAGGTTcctaatttagttatttaggttattttagttttaatgtgttttttttgttttttattttcttactgTCATAATGGATTTAGTGCAAATGGGCGTGTGTTAATGATACCATAACCAAAAGGCAAGATGTTTTAAACACTCGACAATTGTAATTGCGCCATTATTGCGTTGTCATATGTCTTGCGTTTACGGTAATGGAGATATAATGTTACTACGTAATAGATAAATAGGGAATGAAGACACCACAAGCAGGCATTTAACTTCATAGATTTTGATTTGGAGTCTACCCATTACATTGCCTTGTGCATGAAAATATCAGGCGCAAAAAAAGGCCAATATACGACGTTGGTGACTGAACGGTCAAACATAGTATATGGAAATACAATGAATACTTTGATTTGACAGTGTAATGGGGTGACTACTATCTGAAATTTGAATCAAAGCCGCAGTATTGGTTCCCAGTAGTTCGCCCATAGGCCCTTCCATTCCTATTTATCTATTATGTAACTCTACCATGTCAATGCGTCTGTGTCTGTATGAAAAATGTTGTTGATGGCTAGTGAGCcttgaataaaatgtttactctGTTATAATTGCGTGAAAATTTCTAGCCAACTGTTTCCATAGACAACTTAGGTCTATTGCGTGTTTCTATCGTATTCGCGCGAATAGTGGTTAcgttaccaggccataaaattatataaaaaaaaaagtggttACGCGCCAAAACATTTTTCAGattgacattgacattaacaattaatcatattaaatCTATGGTAGAGCCACTGTCTATTAACAATACTAATGTAACACGGATTTGGTGGAATTTGAGAGCTGCTTAGCCGATACTAGAATCTCAATTGGCGTATGGACTCAGGTAACCTGTATAACTTTAAGTTGTCATCGTGTGACGATCCTTTAGGCATTTAAGGTATTTTTACAAAGCATTTGCTAGTCGTGACTACCTGTCTCTTGAAGACTGAATAAATGTTTCTTTACGACGCttcttgtttaatttattacatttatagacCAATATTTATCATAATCTGTTGAGAAGTTTTAAGAGAATGACAACCGCAATTAATAGTCTTTAATCCAAGAAGTCTTTAATAAAAGAATCTTGAATCACGATTTTATTATCGAAGGTTTTTcgaaatatgaaatttaacttttaaagaaggcaATGGCGTTATTTTAGGTGTATGTATGTAGATATTGTAGCAAAACCTTTACGCTACGAACACTGATGACGTCATACCGCGCTAACggagttaaaataaaacttcccGACCTAAGCAACTGGGACCATGGGACCAGTCAATGGTTCGAGTTGAGGATTCGCCATTCGATGGGCGAGCAGCACCTTTCTTCCTCGCCGCTATCATCAGGcttattatggggtcatgctactgatgtcgaaactatttttatcctgcagaagagggctattcgtgcaatctataatttaaaatgtagggaatctcagagataaattcaaggaaattaatatacattcctatccctcgcaatatatttgtgaaaatattatgtatgtatacaaaaatagtgataagtttactagaatagaacccACGCATGTAGGTGATTAGTTAACGTGTCGTAGTTAAACGGTGATGTGTTCTGACAAGAACAGATCAAGAGTTAAAGAAACGGTCGTGtgttctgaaaagaacagtTGTCATCGTTGTCGTAAGACACGGTAATAGGTATGTACTGAAAACGTAGATAGAGTATAGAACTAGATGAgcttctaaaataacaattataactaaagagagaaggcattaacgtgaaatacttaagtgcGAGCGAAACAGAGTATCAGTTTTTCTGTCTCTATTTGCGTATCGGGTTTTATTACACCGAGCCCTTGGTGGTAAACAAGTTTTCACCGCTTACTGATAAACCTGTGAAACCCAAGTCAAACCATATTTTAAGACTTTATCCTTATAAGAGGTGTATTTAAAGTGTCAGTCATTGTGAATTGTTGCATAATTGGCTGTAAAAGCTATAGTGAACGTAAAGAACCAAACATCTTTGATCGGTAAGTAGCTTATTTTGTCACGACTCAGTAACTTTGTTCAAGAATTATTCATTCGAATGTGTATTTTGGTCAATAATAAGCAAtctttaatgaattaaaactgtaaatacgACATATTATGTCAATCATTCGCTATCTCACACGCTGTACGCTGATGCCTAGTCTATACCATAGTCCGTGTACGactgaaaaggacagtttATAAACGTTTTCGTAAGATAAGTACGATAATGTGTTCTGAAAATAACAGTTCATTAGCGTTATCGATAGCGATATCGaagtgttctgagaagaacccTAAGGCCTAAATCATCAAATTTACTATAGTTCTTGAATGTAATAATGgcagtttttgtttaaataacattatttcttattacaaaatattttttttacatgagaaacttaatacgaacgagatacacgtcgccttCATCCTAATGTTAGTCtactaggctcattctgaGATGTAGGTAcctatctttaatgcccttttaaattggttaaagacgataatattacgaatattagacggattgataaaataattgcacacTCTCGTGCTTAATAGACTACTTCATATAATTTGAACGCGGTTTCGACATGATTACATAGTTAACTTGCTCGACGAGAATTGCGTTTAGTGtttggtttttttatataagctaCTAcggagttatttaaatttttaaaaattaagataCACATAGTAGTTTAATCATCATAATTTGTTAGtctgtgttaattttttttatctaaatagtACTTTACTTTTGTATACTCTACTGATTGTTAGCTATTGGTCTGAATCTGTCTCAACAGGGCAAGAACAGAGACAACAGAACAGACAAACAAGCCCttcaattaaaatgaattttatttaaacatgaaGATAGTTTAAGAAAATAAGGATTGTTAAGATAAAAGACAAAATTGTTTCCATATTCTTTATGAAGTcttgaaacaaattttataaagacCGGTCTCAATTTCTTTTGACACATATCTTAGATCAAAAGTCACCATTCACATCCAAACATTGGAAAGTCAAAGATATAAtccaaaataaatacaataaattctcAATATCTATATTTAGTTGAATAGTCCTTTGGTGAGACTACTAAACCACGGCCTTTCCTGGCCCCTCTGTATACTGTCTCTATAATATCTATCATTTCTTGCTTATCTTCTAATGTCCAattgattttgttattattacccGTTCCAAGATCAATCATTATGTGTTTGTTTCTGAAGAAAAACATCACTGTGCAGGGGTCGTACAATTCGTacctgtaaattaaaaaaaatgaaatttgatGTGTTTCAATAACACATTATGAAACTGATAAAGGTTTTCTAATATACGGTATCTTACTGAAATAAatgacatattataatatttacaaacacCTACAATCAGGGCCGTCTTAAACTAGGCTGGGGCCATTGGGGACACAAGAATTTGGGGCCCTtttggaaagtaaaaaaagctaattacctataataaaaaaaaattagttcatAATCAAATACagtatgatatattatgtcattaaTGATATTAGAATGCTGCTGGTTTTTTGGTTACGATTACAATAACGGTTTCATTCGAGATTTCTGTTGAGTCTTCTATTATATCCTTATTAATTAGTACAGTAGCAATAGGCGCAGTGAACGATATAATGGCGTAGTATATGCCTTGTAAATACCTTCTGATAAGATTACTGATTTGTGAAAAAAGTGTAATGTGCccgttaaaaatgttttgagaaTAAATGTGAGAGAAATTGTCGGTCCTTCGGGGCCCCCTGAGACTGGCCCTGGGCACGGTCCCCGTGTGCCCTTATGGTGAAGACGGTATTGCCTACAATGTGtgcaaataataatacttacattttattgaaatcaGGGACTTCTGTGATGTCTACAAGGTAAATTACAGCGAAATTCTTTACTTTTTCTGCAATACTGTATAACACTTCATCCATTTTCATGCAGGTTGGGTCCCAGTCATGACCAAACCGTATCacctaaaaacaaaaattgatatataataattaattgatttcgCAAATCTCTTACATTTTGGTTCTTTATagtatcaaaatttaaatgtaaatacaatatatgtatatatatatatgtatttgtaggCATACAATGTTTTTTCACGGATTTCAGTACGGGAAGTTGCGTTAGCATAAAAATTTTGCTTACCACAACACGATCTTCTTCCGAAAGAATGGCTTGATCGACTTGCCAGCCATTATGCAAATGTCCCAACATATAACTCATAgtgaatgtttttaaataaatacgtttgaattaataacaacaaaaatattcagTATAAAGCGTACAgcttaaaacaaaataggGCAAAATtctataactaaaaatattttcgtgaattatttttgtgaattgatggtaattgtcatttgtcaacttagtagtcatatattttaaaaagtgtatCGTGTGACGTTGACGGAGTTCCACAATGACACaatgactttgactttaaaatcaataaacatgaaataatctgtaaaatttttaattttaaggaaGTACAAGTTAACCGCTTCAAAACGTTTGATAAGCACTTTTAagcttaattaaaatcataatactAACAACTATGTAAAACCACGACACAAGACAGTTTTAGGTGGATTTTATACTTTACAGCTGCTAATATATTAATGGAAATATTgtgtacaaaaatgtatttatacaaTCTAATGACAAAACCAACATAgtacatacttacatacatttGCAGCATAATacctgtatttatatttaaatatagccGTATTTTTAACGTTGACGCAAAAGGGAGAGTTCTAAGTTTGACGTAAgtacctatataatatatgcttgtcaTTGGTATCGTAAATtcgaaataaattatctaCTGTCGAAGGTCATCAGCCCTTTTTCTTAGCTACAGTAGAAATCTTGGATGACgggtatttattttctagCATGTTTTAACATTTGGAACTCATTTATACTGACCACTGAACTACTCTGATGggtcttttaattattacagaaAGTTGTTAAAATGCCTGATTCAACACATAGGCGGTAACATCTAGATTTAACTTGCAAGGGCTTCATTTAATCAAGACCTAAGAACCCCTATAGTTTCATTCACACATTTATGCTATTATAATTCTAAGTACAGTcaaagatattatataaacgtttttttttggGACCGGAGGCAAATGAGCCGGTTACTTGCAGTGCTAGCAGAAACACCAGGTTGCAAGTATGCTACTGAACTTTTAGGTAGCCTTTCGTCCCTCCTTAGCCTTGAAGACAAGCCCACGTTTCGGAAATAGGTACGCAAGGCGTGTCTTAAAAATTTCTGAAGCCAAGTAGAAATGGGGATATCGCATTGCCTTCTCCTTAAtgaaaaagtgcgtgcgtacaaagtacacgtcatgtcagaagtgaaacttctttggcaaactaatttttttaaactcttgttcatatttatacaaatctaaaaatttccgagacttagagggagggaaaaaggaagaaaggttaggaatttaatgaattaattgtcattaaaatattaaaagagtaaaaaattaatacaaatgataaatttaattttttaaatttatttcttcgataataaaaacacatggcattttaatttacaattcttcatttgagatttcaataaatctttacgaaattttaattttaaaaatagaatttctatatggtaattcgcccttctctctctctcaatcgttctctcccttttcttcgacaaaaacgcgtCACAGCTTCGTGACgtatccgtaaaaattttaccctcatgcgcctaaagaagtttcacttcaaaaatcgtttgatatatgtatatatatgacaTACACGAGTGTTTAACTGGTCAAGTTTACGACTCGATCGATCAAACTCCGTACTAATAGATTCTTTGTTTGGTCAGGAAATACATCCTGAAGAATCAGCTCGTTTCGCGCCTAaagataaatgaaatatacGTAGAGAATTTGAGGTCGTGAAATGGCTTTGGAACCTACAGGGTCTTGCTATATTACAAATTGTCTGTGGATATTTTCAGATTTTGTAGGACAAGGTTTTCAGTCATttaaattgatgagagtgaaattttacgatgcgcgcgcaccgtgacacaaaattaacagaatgaagttgcccacggaagatgctacggcattggacataatttaaaaacaacattcgaataataatagaatttatgttacacaatgtaagagaataataataaatatttatttatttaatttttcaaatgtaaactgaactttattaactataatgactccttttccagtctttagttatttaattgtaattaattatttgcatccatcaaaaactatttttaataatgccaaagaagtataacttacgcgcctacataagtacacgcacccttttttattatatacgacTTATGTTATCTGTtgcattacaaaataaataaacagacCCTTATTCACCCTTATGCGTATAACGAATTcctctttgtttttaaaatcatgtAAATTTCACTATcgatttaaaacttaattcaaTAACAATAAACATCATATAAACCTATCCTATGCTGAAACGGAAAATATTCTTGAGCaacagtagtttaattataaaatgtaagtgtaatcatcgctgtagaatgataacctcgtatgtccagagaaccaaacattgcaggaaacgaaaaaaatgtttaattacgTCAGTGttcgtttaaatattattatgtgtccATAGTTTTGGATGGTAAAAacgacttatttattaataacataagtccttagggtgcgtacagactatgtaacatattatataacttgtgttttataactcgtccacattatgtacctaaccttgttattcaacattataacataaaacaatactgtacacattagaataacaatgcaatataacaatgttatataaccattttaaataacaaaagaaaaacaaaaaaacgtaaatactgggttcgtcctagcatacatatcaataacatgttattataacatgttttataaca
This genomic window contains:
- the LOC125061808 gene encoding thioredoxin-like protein 4A, with translation MSYMLGHLHNGWQVDQAILSEEDRVVVIRFGHDWDPTCMKMDEVLYSIAEKVKNFAVIYLVDITEVPDFNKMYELYDPCTVMFFFRNKHIMIDLGTGNNNKINWTLEDKQEMIDIIETVYRGARKGRGLVVSPKDYSTKYRY